In one Saccharomyces eubayanus strain FM1318 chromosome VI, whole genome shotgun sequence genomic region, the following are encoded:
- the NIC96 gene encoding linker nucleoporin NIC96, with product MLGTIRGNQAHANTQKGANKKLNELLESCDNLPSASSELGSIQVSINELRRRVFQLKNKKKVTNDHTKAHYLLANSGLTFEDVDSFIKDLQTKQFLEQNAPKKIEGEELEFYLKTKKDENILMSIEQLLTGATKDFDNFINQNLNLDWSQHKDEVMKNFGILVQDKKTLDHRESISSLDPKLPSWGSKGNNILNSNESRLNVNENNILREKFENYARIVFQLNNSRQANGSYDIATEFISILSSANGSRNVQLLESWRILESMKSKDINVVEVGKQYLEQQFLQYADNLYKKNMNEGLATNINKIKSFIDTKLKKADKSWKISNLTVINGVPIWALIFYLLRAGLIKEALEVLVDNKANVKKVEQSFLTYFRAYASSKDHGLPVEYSAKLHTEYNQHIKSSLDGDPYRLAVYKLIGRCDLSRKNIPAVTLSIEDWLWMHLMLIKESDTDNDPIYERYCLEDFQNIVISYGPSRFSNYYLQTLLLSGLYGLAIDYAYTFSEMDAVHLAIGLASLKLFKIDSSTRLAKKTKRDIRFANILANYTKSFRYSDPRVAVEYLVLITLNERPSDIELCHEALRELVLETKEFAVLLGKVGRDGARIPGVIEERQPLLHVRDEREFLHTITEQAARRADEDGRIYDSILLYQLAEEYDIVITLVNSLLSDTLSASDLDQPLIGPDDNSESNSVLLARRMASIYFDNVGISKQIHIRNKENCMLLLNISRIRELYFDRQWQETLSQMELLDLLPFTDELSARKKAQDFSSLDDNIVKNIPNLLIITLNCISNMVRTLNGSKYQTSTKGQQIDSLKNVARQCMIYAGMIQYRMPRETYSTLINIDVSL from the coding sequence ATGTTGGGAACGATACGTGGTAATCAGGCACATGCTAATACCCAGAAAGGTGCTAATAAAAAGTTGAACGAACTTTTGGAGTCATGTGATAATCTACCATCTGCATCGTCTGAATTGGGTTCCATCCAGGTCAGTATTAATGAATTGAGAAGACGTGTTTtccaattgaaaaataaaaagaaagtcaCCAATGACCATACCAAAGCCCATTATTTGCTGGCTAACAGCGGCTTGACTTTTGAGGATGTTGACTCTTTTATCAAAGACTTGCAAACAAAGCAGTTTTTAGAGCAAAATGCCCCCAAGAAGATCGAAGGTGAGGAGCTGGAGTTCTATTTAAAGACCAAAAAGGACGAGAACATTTTGATGTCCATTGAACAACTTTTAACTGGCGCTacaaaagattttgataattttatcaatcaaaatttgaatcTTGATTGGTCTCAGCATAAGGATGaagtgatgaagaattttgGTATCCTTGTACAAGATAAGAAGACCCTTGACCATAGAGAATCTATAAGTTCGTTGGACCCAAAGCTTCCAAGCTGGGGCAGTAAAGGCAATAACATTTTGAACAGCAACGAATCAAGATTAAATGtcaatgaaaataatattcttagagaaaaatttgaaaattatgCCAGAATTGTGTTTCAACTTAACAATAGTAGACAAGCAAATGGAAGTTACGATATAGCTACTGAGTTTATCTCGATATTATCTTCTGCAAATGGTTCAAGAAACGTCCAACTACTAGAGAGCTGGAGAATTCTAGAATCTATGAAAAGTAAAGATATTAATGTTGTTGAAGTTGGTAAACAGTACCTTGAGCAACAGTTTCTACAGTATGCTGAtaatttatataaaaagaatatgaacGAAGGGTTGGCTACCAACATCAATAAAATTAAATCCTTTATTGATaccaaattaaagaaagcAGACAAGTCTTGGAAGATTTCCAATTTGACTGTGATAAATGGCGTACCAATATGGGCCTTGATATTCTATTTATTGAGAGCCGGCCTGATCAAAGAAGCATTGGAGGTTTTAGTAGACAACAAGGCTAATGTCAAAAAAGTGGAACAATCATTCTTAACTTATTTCAGAGCATATGCTTCTTCAAAGGACCATGGCTTACCGGTTGAATATTCCGCCAAACTTCACACCGAATACAATCAACACATCAAAAGTTCTCTAGATGGCGATCCTTATCGTTTGGCTGTCTATAAATTAATCGGGAGATGTGACTTAAGTAGAAAAAACATTCCTGCAGTTACCTTAAGCATCGAAGATTGGTTATGGATGCATCTCATGTTAATTAAAGAAAGTGATACAGATAATGATCCGATTTATGAAAGGTATTGTTTGGAAGATTTCCAAAACATTGTAATATCATATGGGCCATCTCGCTTCTCAAACTACTATTTACAAACACTATTGTTAAGTGGGCTCTATGGATTAGCAATTGATTACGCATATACATTCAGTGAAATGGATGCGGTACATTTAGCCATAGGGTTAGCAAGCTTGAAGCTATTCAAGATTGACAGTTCTACGCGtttggcaaaaaaaacaaagagagATATCAGGTTTGCAAATATACTAGCTAATTACACCAAATCTTTTAGATACTCGGATCCAAGAGTTGCTGTGGAATATTTGGTTTTGATCACACTAAATGAAAGACCATCTGACATTGAACTATGTCACGAGGCCCTAAGAGAGTTAGTACTAGAAACCAAGGAGTTTGCTGTTCTTTTAGGTAAAGTTGGGCGTGACGGGGCTAGAATACCAGGGGtaattgaagaaagacaACCTTTGTTGCACGTTCGAGATGAAAGGGAATTTCTCCATACAATTACTGAACAAGCAGCAAGAAGGGCTGATGAAGACGGTAGGATATATGACAGTATCCTGTTATATCAACTCGCTGAAGAATATGATATTGTTATTACACTTGTCAACAGCTTACTGAGTGATACGCTCAGTGCCTCAGATTTGGACCAGCCGTTGATTGGACCCGATGATAACAGTGAAAGCAACTCTGTTTTGCTGGCCAGAAGGATGGCTTCTATATATTTCGATAATGTCGGCATATCGAAGCAGATCCACATtagaaataaagaaaattgcaTGTTGCTCTTGAACATTTCCAGAATTAGGGAGCTATATTTTGACAGGCAATGGCAAGAAACATTATCGCAAATGGAATTATTGGACTTACTCCCCTTTACAGACGAACTGTCCGCTAGAAAGAAGGCACAGGACTTTTCTAGTCTAGACGATAATATTGTAAAGAATATTCCAAACTTGTTGATTATTACGCTGAACTGTATATCGAATATGGTTCGTACTTTGAACGGCAGCAAGTATCAAACTTCCACAAAAGGCCAGCAAATcgattctttgaaaaatgttgCAAGACAATGTATGATTTATGCTGGTATGATCCAATACAGAATGCCAAGGGAAACCTACAGCACTTTGATTAATATAGATGTCTCActatag
- the YPI1 gene encoding type 1 protein phosphatase-activating protein YPI1, which translates to MNRNQPNMGSEQQQTAGSRTISVEEVPAVLQLRATQEPTRTQEARSTRHNVRWEESVVDNENMDKKKTKICCIFHPQEEAEEECSHPSDHDGSSSSSSSSSESENEKDLDFDERRRRRSERRHRKLEKKRSYSPNAYEFQPDYSEYRRKQQEKKD; encoded by the coding sequence ATGAATAGAAACCAACCGAACATGGGATCGGAACAACAACAGACTGCGGGGTCCCGGACGATAAGTGTGGAAGAGGTACCGGCAGTTTTGCAACTGCGAGCTACACAAGAACCTACGAGAACTCAAGAGGCAAGGTCCACGAGACACAATGTGAGATGGGAGGAAAGTGTGGTCGATAATGAGAATatggataaaaaaaaaaccaagatCTGCTGTATTTTCCATCCGCAGGAAGAGGCTGAAGAGGAGTGCAGCCATCCCTCAGATCATGATggatcttcatcttcatcttcgtcatcatcagagtctgaaaatgaaaaggatCTTGATTTCGACGAAcgtagaagaagaagatcgGAAAGACGCCATCGTAAACtagagaaaaagagatcATATAGCCCCAACGCCTATGAATTCCAACCAGATTATTCTGAATATAGACGGAAGcagcaagaaaagaaggattAG
- the RPN11 gene encoding proteasome regulatory particle lid subunit RPN11 has product MERLQRLMMNSKVGSADTGRDDTKETVYISSIALLKMLKHGRAGVPMEVMGLMLGEFVDDYTVNVVDVFAMPQSGTGVSVEAVDDVFQAKMMDMLKQTGRDQMVVGWYHSHPGFGCWLSSVDVNTQKSFEQLNSRAVAVVVDPIQSVKGKVVIDAFRLIDTGALINNLEPRQTTSNTGLLNKANIQALIHGLNRHYYSLNIDYHKTPQETKMLMNLHKEQWQSGLKMYDYEEKEESNLAATKSMVKIAEQYSKRIEEEKELSEEELKTRYVGRQDPKKHLSETADETLENNIVSVLTAGVNSVAIK; this is encoded by the coding sequence ATGGAGAGACTACAGAGATTAATGATGAACAGCAAGGTGGGGTCGGCAGACACCGGCCGTGATGATACAAAGGAGACCGTTTATATCTCTTCGATTGCACTTTTAAAGATGCTGAAACATGGTAGAGCTGGTGTTCCCATGGAAGTTATGGGGTTGATGTTGGGTGAGTTTGTTGACGATTATACTGTTAACGTTGTGGATGTGTTTGCCATGCCTCAATCGGGTACTGGTGTTTCCGTTGAAGCTGTGGACGATGTTTTCCAAGCTAAGATGATGGATATGCTTAAGCAAACGGGTAGAGACCAAATGGTCGTCGGGTGGTACCATTCACATCCTGGGTTCGGTTGTTGGCTATCATCCGTAGATGTTAACACCCAAAAATCCTTCGAGCAATTGAACAGCAGAGCCGTAGCTGTCGTTGTTGATCCTATTCAATCCGTTAAAGGGAAGGTTGTCATTGATGCCTTTAGGTTGATTGACACCGGTGCATTGATAAATAATTTGGAACCTAGACAAACAACGTCCAACACAGGTCTATTGAACAAGGCTAATATTCAAGCTTTGATTCACGGTCTGAATAGACATTATTATTCATTAAATATTGATTATCACAAGACCCCACAAGAGACCAAGATGTTGATGAATTTGCATAAAGAGCAATGGCAATCCGGTTTAAAGATGTACGATtacgaagaaaaggaagagtCTAATTTGGCTGCGACAAAGAGCATGGTTAAGATAGCCGAACAATACTCAAAGAgaatagaagaagaaaaggaattgagTGAGGAGGAACTTAAGACAAGGTATGTTGGTAGACAAGATCCAAAGAAACATCTTTCTGAAACGGCTGATGAAACTCTGGAAAATAACATTGTTTCGGTGCTGACGGCGGGCGTGAATTCGGTGGCAATCAAATAG
- the SAD1 gene encoding mRNA splicing protein SAD1, whose protein sequence is MEIGNKRRDSEDGQKQEVVKRVKSQEPNYAYLETVIREKLDFDSEKICCVTLSSLNVYCCLVCGHYYQGRHEKSPAFIHSINENHHVFLNLTNLKFYILPQNIQILHEDKVQLLNGIKYALYPTYSVKDLQSFPKQCFDLSNRVYLNGFIGFTNTTTYDYAHSALLLISHMKPLRDYFLLNNFDNQGEFIKRLSICIKKIWSPKLFKHYLSVDDFVTYLKVKEGLNLRLVDPRVFLLWLFNRICSSSKQLKSISNKSCKGKVKIVEIGKDPKGDGPATTKINVKPFWVLTLTLPEFSPFKDGNTVDNLPQINISQLLSKFSDIRDPSAHSIFKLTHLPQFLIFHFNRFDHSSEHPVKSRNQTIVEFSGELKVLYANYRLKANVIHTVIKLPSTDGNTSDGDERSHWVTQLYDGKNDKWIEIDGINTTEREAELLFLGETFVQVWEKQEP, encoded by the coding sequence ATGGAGATCGGCAATAAGAGGAGAGATTCTGAAGATGGGCAGAAGCAAGAGGTAGTGAAGAGGGTAAAGTCTCAAGAACCAAACTATGCCTATTTGGAGACGGTGATAAGAGAGAAGTTGGATTTCGATTCAGAAAAGATTTGTTGTGTTACACTGTCTTCACTAAATGTGTACTGTTGTCTGGTTTGTGGGCATTACTATCAGGGAAGACATGAAAAGAGTCCCGCTTTCATCCATTCCATTAACGAAAACCATCATGTCTTCTTGAATTTAACgaatttaaaattttacaTCTTACCgcaaaatattcaaattttACACGAAGATAAGGTTCAATTGTTAAATGGCATCAAGTATGCACTCTATCCAACTTATAGTGTCAAGGATTTACAAAGTTTCCCCAAACAATGTTTCGATTTAAGCAATCGCGTATACCTGAATGGGTTCATAGGGTTCACTAATACAACGACATACGATTATGCGCATAGTGCATTACTTTTAATATCACACATGAAACCCTTACGtgattattttcttttgaacaattttGATAATCAAGGCGAGTTCATCAAAAGGCTATCTATAtgtatcaaaaaaatctggtCGCCAAAATTATTCAAACATTATTTATCAGTTGATGACTTCGTCACCTATTTAAAGGTCAAAGAAGGATTGAATCTGCGTCTTGTAGATCCACGGGTTTTCCTCCTATGGTTATTCAATAGAATATGTTCATCTTCCAAACAGTTgaaatcaatttcaaacaagTCTTGTAAAggaaaagtgaaaattGTGGAAATCGGAAAAGATCCTAAAGGCGATGGACCTGCTACGACCAAAATCAACGTAAAACCCTTTTGGGTTTTGACCTTGACCTTACCAGAATTTTCGCCCTTTAAGGATGGCAACACGGTGGATAATCTTCCACAAATAAACATCTCCCAACTATTGAGTAAATTCAGCGATATCAGAGACCCTTCCGCTCATAGCATTTTCAAACTAACGCATTTACCtcaatttttgatatttcatTTCAATAGGTTCGACCATAGTAGTGAACATCCTGTCAAGAGTAGGAACCAAACGATAGTAGAATTTTCCGGTGAACTTAAAGTTTTATATGCCAACTATCGTTTAAAGGCAAACGTGATCCATACGGTTATTAAGCTGCCATCTACAGACGGGAACACATCTGATGGCGATGAAAGAAGTCATTGGGTTACTCAACTTTATGATGGCAAAAACGACAAATGGATTGAAATAGATGGTATAAATACAACAGAAAGGGAAGCTGAACTACTGTTTCTAGGCGAAACGTTTGTACAAGTATGGGAAAAGCAGGAACCGTGA
- a CDS encoding putative Xaa-Pro dipeptidase: MCLEPITLVVSGSLLFYLCFVKYFRRREKLRATTVVQTEDRYKCCYSKQEEKMSELANVNDVPMKIRNHKYPAKEHNLRVKDLLFERNSKLSKGSTAFFIAGEELEGNKYCDTTREYRQNRYFYHLSGVDIPASALLFNCNTDRLTLFLPNIDEEDVMWSGMPLSLDEAMKTFDVDEALYRSDLESKLQDLQEFTIFTTDLDNIHDKNIEKYLTPSDSDFFYAMNETRAIKDWYEIETIRKACQISDKSHLAVMSALPIELNELQIQAEFEYHSTRQGGRSLGYDPICCSGPACGTLHYIKNSEDIEGKHSILIDAGAEWRQYTSDITRCFPTSGKFTKEHREVYETVLDMQNQAMRLIKPGANWDDLHALTHKVLIEHFLSMGIFKKEFSVDKIFRSRASCAFYPHGLGHMLGLDVHDVAGNPNYDDPDPMFRYLRIRRTLKENMVITNEPGCYFNEFLIKEFLEKYPERLELVNMDILKKYMYVGGVRIEDDVLVTKDGYENLTGITSDPDEIEKIVQKGLEKTRSGFHVIV; the protein is encoded by the coding sequence ATGTGTCTAGAACCAATCACCCTCGTTGTTTCGGGATCTTTGTTGTTCTACTTATGCTTTGTGAAATATTTTAGACGTAGAGAGAAGTTAAGAGCAACCACCGTAGTACAAACAGAAGATAGATACAAGTGCTGTTACagcaaacaagaagaaaaaatgagcGAACTTGCTAATGTTAACGACGTCCCAATGAAGATAAGGAACCACAAGTATCCTGCCAAAGAGCATAACTTAAGAGTCAAGGATTTGCTATTTGAACGCAATTCAAAGTTATCTAAGGGGTCTACGGCATTTTTCATTGCTGGTGAAGAGTTAGAAGGAAATAAATACTGTGACACCACTAGGGAGTACAGACAAAACAGATATTTCTACCATTTGTCAGGCGTTGACATTCCCGCCTCTGCGTTATTATTCAACTGTAATACTGACAGACTGACGTTGTTTTTGCCAAACatcgatgaagaagacgtcATGTGGAGTGGTATGCCATTGAGTTTGGATGAAGCTATGAAAACGTTTGACGTTGATGAAGCTTTATACAGGTCTGATTTGGAGTCAAAACTTCAAGACTTGCAAGAATTTACCATTTTTACGACGGATTTAGACAATATTCACGATAAgaacattgaaaaatatctgaCCCCATCCGATtccgattttttttatgccATGAACGAAACTAGAGCCATTAAAGATTGGTACGAAATTGAAACCATCAGAAAGGCTTGTCAAATTTCAGACAAGAGTCATTTGGCCGTAATGTCTGCTTTACCTATTGAACTAAATGAACTACAAATCCAAGCTGAATTCGAATACCATTCCACTCGTCAAGGTGGCCGTTCCCTAGGATACGATCCTATCTGTTGCTCTGGGCCAGCATGCGGTACATTACATTACATCAAGAACTCTGAAGATATCGAAGGTAAACATTCCATCTTGATTGATGCAGGTGCAGAATGGAGACAATATACAAGTGATATCACGAGATGTTTCCCAACTTCAGGCAAGTTCACCAAGGAACATCGCGAAGTTTATGAGACCGTTCTTGATATGCAGAACCAAGCAATGAGATTGATCAAACCAGGTGCTAATTGGGACGACTTGCATGCGTTGACACACAAGGTTCTTATTGAGCATTTCTTGAGCATGGgaattttcaagaaagagtTCTCAGTGGATAAAATCTTCAGGAGCAGGGCTTCTTGTGCCTTTTATCCCCACGGCTTAGGCCATATGTTGGGGCTTGATGTCCACGACGTTGCCGGTAATCCAAACTATGATGATCCAGATCCAATGTTTAGATATTTGAGGATCCGCCGTACTCTGAAGGAAAACATGGTTATTACGAATGAGCCGGGCTGCTATTTTAATGAGTTTTTAATAAAGGAGTTTTTAGAAAAATATCCAGAAAGATTGGAGCTTGTCAACATGGacatattaaaaaaatacatgtACGTCGGCGGTGTGAGAATCGAAGATGATGTTCTTGTGACCAAAGATGGCTACGAAAACTTGACTGGCATAACTTCCGACCCAGACGAAATCGAAAAAATCGTTCAAAAGGGTTTGGAGAAAACTCGTTCCGGTTTTCATGTTATTGTCTAA
- the YFH7 gene encoding Yfh7p — protein MVDTHKLADEVLQLLDNRIDDNYRVCVVLVGSPGSGKSTVAEELCQVINKRYHSFLSAHPDAIQTSGALETALDLAGSLKTLLPNEIAALNRNQGLFTDHVEDVDFQPVKYPGSTSDNKKCTTVVGRGGTANAIKIVEVHDPISFDQSALDSINIAQIVPMDGFHLSRRCLDLFENPEAAHKRRGSPPTFDSNNFLQLCRILAKTSLCKAPSYDKSCVTASVFEKISKTFSQAVPDIFIPGFNHALKDPTPDQYCISRFTRIVILEGLYLLYDQENWSQIYETLANTGALLVYKIDIDYGVTEERVAKRHLKSGLVTTIQEGKEKFRSNDLLNAKDIDRHLIKVDTVVHIRND, from the coding sequence ATGGTTGACACACATAAACTGGCAGATGAAGTGCTTCAGTTATTGGACAACCGTATTGATGACAATTACAGGGTTTGTGTTGTCCTAGTCGGCTCTCCGGGCTCCGGTAAGTCTACCGTTGCAGAAGAACTGTGTCAAGTCATAAATAAAAGATACCATAGCTTCCTATCGGCACATCCAGACGCTATCCAAACAAGTGGGGCGTTAGAAACCGCGCTTGATTTGGCAGGCTCTCTCAAAACGCTCCTTCCAAATGAAATAGCTGCTCTGAATAGAAATCAGGGGTTGTTCACAGATCACGTCGAGGATGTCGATTTCCAACCAGTAAAGTATCCAGGTTCTACATCAGATAATAAGAAATGTACGACAGTAGTTGGTAGGGGTGGTACTGCGAATGCAATAAAAATTGTGGAAGTTCATGATCCAATTAGTTTTGATCAGTCGGCCCTCGATAGTATTAACATCGCACAAATAGTTCCTATGGATGGATTCCATTTGTCTCGAAGATGCTTAGACTTATTCGAAAATCCTGAGGCTGCCCATAAAAGAAGAGGTTCGCCACCGACTTTTGACAGTAATAATTTCTTGCAATTATGTAGAATTTTAGCCAAGACATCCCTCTGCAAGGCCCCTTCGTATGATAAATCCTGCGTAACGGCAAgtgttttcgaaaaaatatccaagACTTTTAGCCAAGCGGTTCCTGATATTTTTATCCCAGGGTTCAACCATGCCTTAAAAGATCCAACTCCGGACCAATACTGCATTTCGAGATTTACAAGGATCGTTATCTTAGAGGGACTGTATTTACTATATGACCAAGAAAACTGGAGCCAAATCTATGAAACATTAGCCAACACAGGAGCCCTACTTGTCTACAAGATTGACATAGACTATGGGGTTACCGAAGAAAGGGTAGCCAAAAGGCATCTGAAATCAGGCTTGGTGACAACTATTCAAGAgggaaaggaaaaatttcGCAGTAATGATTTGTTAAACGCCAAGGATATAGACAGACATCTCATCAAGGTTGATACCGTTGTCCACATCCGAAATGATTAG
- the FAR7 gene encoding Far7p produces the protein MPSDSAMSDQINALSVQQQQQQQQQQQVYMSPQAENLNHMYSLVNKLVLQLRKNQAEKTKILQNVDVLSGSLNRYEKSEQSHDTTDNIALFNRFLEQRGRDTIMGEEQVSDGIEEDREDEAMLETLKRQNAKLRETLEASKQTTFESMDLLKYSENSLKHVVAQLRENTLMYHEETIKLVRQKFQMETVPSEDKEFKMYMENVNDLQELADISNTYRLLLRLHVLD, from the coding sequence ATGCCATCAGATTCGGCTATGAGTGATCAAATCAATGCTTTGTCAGtacagcagcagcagcagcagcagcagcaacaacaagtATATATGTCCCCTCAAGCAGAAAACTTGAATCACATGTATTCGTTAGTTAACAAACTTGTGCTGCAGTTGAGGAAAAACCAAGCAGAAAAGACGAAGATATTACAGAATGTAGACGTATTATCTGGTAGCCTGAACAGGTATGAAAAGTCGGAACAGTCTCATGACACAACAGACAACATTGCATTATTCAATAGATTTTTGGAACAAAGAGGGAGGGATACTATTATGGGAGAAGAACAAGTAAGCGATGGCATTGAAGAGGACAGGGAGGATGAGGCTATGTTGGAAACACTGAAGCGCCAAAATGCGAAGCTTCGGGAAACTCTAGAGGCATCCAAACAGACCACCTTTGAATCCATggatttgttgaaatattCTGAAAATTCATTAAAGCATGTCGTTGCGCAATTAAGGGAGAACACCTTAATGTATCACGAAGAGACGATCAAGTTGGTTAGGCAAAAATTCCAAATGGAAACAGTTCCCTCGGAGGacaaagaattcaaaatgtATATGGAAAATGTAAATGATTTACAAGAGTTGGCAGACATATCGAACACTTATAGGCTACTATTGAGGCTACATGTACTAGACTGA
- the AIP5 gene encoding Aip5p has protein sequence MKSEDTKVEAAETVKDTEAAKALEKDTEGQGIEAVKIGVKSEDTKAEDAKVEDAKVEDAEALEEDAKGQNVEDNRAIGEGATAANASYPVKPDESFSKEDTKARETEEGEMEDLITDLTEEGKLEKNTKDHGDRETETNQEEVEICGLDFTEEAALETREASFNGEDRHVSEATSQSEKAKEVSEEPTADDIFKDIMDETDEFLEQLKIVDDSEINALLQSLEGKDTKTQNTKTQNTSQNTQDQAKVQAQAVIKTSEIRKLNEQEPVYIYTSLAGGGFHMIPRTNRLSTILTANRVPFTYRDLGTDDEARKVWKTFSKGRSLPGVVRGRNDLIGNWEDVEEANEDYKLRELIYDTM, from the coding sequence ATGAAGTCAGAGGACACGAAAGTGGAAGCTGCCGAAACTGTGAAAGATACCGAGGCAGCCAAGGCTCTGGAAAAAGACACAGAAGGACAGGGTATCGAGGCTGTTAAAATTGGTGTGAAATCAGAAGACACCAAAGCGGAGGATGCGAAAGTAGAGGATGCGAAAGTGGAAGATGCCGAAGCTCTGGAAGAAGATGCGAAAGGTCAAAATGTCGAGGATAACAGGGCTATCGGAGAAGGCGCAACGGCAGCCAATGCTTCTTATCCAGTGAAACCAGACGaaagcttttcaaaagaagacacCAAGGCGCGGGAGACAGAAGAAGGCGAGATGGAAGATCTTATTACAGATCTTActgaagaaggaaaactggaaaaaaatacaaaagatCACGGAGACAGAGAAACCGAAACcaaccaagaagaagttgaaataTGCGGCTTGGACTTCACTGAAGAAGCCGCTCTTGAAACTAGGGAAGCCTCGTTCAATGGTGAAGATCGACACGTTAGCGAAGCCACCTCACAAAGCGAAAAAGCAAAGGAGGTTTCCGAGGAGCCAACCGCGGATGACATCTTCAAAGATATCATGGATGAGACTGACGAGTTCCTGGAGCAATTGAAAATCGTTGACGACTCTGAAATAAACGCCCTGCTCCAATCATTAGAAGGGAAGGACACCAAAACTCAAAACACCAAGACTCAAAACACCAGTCAAAACACGCAAGACCAAGCAAAAGTGCAAGCGCAAGCCGTCATCAAGACAAGTGAGATCCGCAAGCTGAACGAACAAGAGCCcgtatacatatacactTCACTAGCCGGAGGCGGGTTCCACATGATCCCGCGAACAAACCGTCTAAGCACTATCCTGACTGCCAACAGGGTCCCATTCACCTACAGAGACCTGGGTACGGATGACGAGGCAAGAAAGGTCTGGAAGACGTTCAGTAAGGGCAGAAGCCTTCCAGGTGTGGTGAGAGGACGCAACGACCTCATAGGGAACTGGGAAGACGTTGAGGAGGCTAACGAAGACTATAAACTGCGCGAACTTATTTACGACACTATGTAG